The following is a genomic window from Crossiella equi.
AGGCCACCGGCACCCACCTGGGCCTGGCCACGGGCGTGGTGCAGTCGGCGGGCCAGATCGGCAGCGCCCTGGGCCTGGCCATCGCGGTCACGCTGGCCAGCACGGACCTGTCGGTGGGCATCGGCCCGGCCTTCCTGGTGGCGGCCCTGCTCCTGCTGCCCGCCCTGCTGGCCGCGGGCCTGGGCGTGCGCCCTCAACCGGCAGGGTGGACCTCAAGGCAGTTGTCGGTCCCGAGCACGACCCGCCGCCCGGGATAGGCCCGCGCGGCGATCTGGACGTCCCGCTCGTCGAAGAAGCCCTGGAAGATCAGCACCCCGTCGTACAGCTCGGCCTTCTCCACCCCGGTCGGCCAGCGGTGCCGGTAGACGTCGACGTCGATGGGCTCCGACGGCGGCGGCAGGTCCGGACCTTGTGGCATTCACCCAGTATCAACCGCCTGTCCACCCTCCGCCAGGGCACGCCCCCGGCCGAGTGCGGTGGCGACAACCGGCCAGCCACCCAGGCCCGGCGCGCGGTTACGGTGCGACCGTGAGGTCCTCCCGCGTCTTCCCCCGGCTCCTGGCCACCGCGCTGCTGTGCGCCGCGACCGTCCTCAGCCCGGTGGCCCGGGCGGAGGCGAGCGGGCGGCCCGACTTCCGCACGGCGGAGGCGGGCAACCCGTTCGTCGACGGCTGGTACGCCGACCCGGATGTGGCCGTGCACGGCGACACCTACTGGGTCTACCCGACCAGCTCGCGGCCCTACGCCGAGCAGACCTACCTCGACGCGTTCTCCTCCAAGGACCTGGTGCACTGGACCAAGCACCCCAACGTCCTCACCACCGAGTCCGTCAGCTGGGCGAAGTACGCGGTGTGGGCCCCCGCCCCGGTCGCGCGCAACGGCAAGTACTACCTGTACTTCGCGGCCAACGACATCCAGGGCGACGACGAGCTCGGCGGCATCGGCGTGGCCGTCGCGGACCACCCGGCCGGGCCGTACCGCGATGCCCTCGGACACCCGCTGGTCGGGAAGTTCCACAACGGCGCCCAGCCCATCGACCAGGACGTCTTCGTCGACGACGACGGGCAGGCCTACCTGTACTACGGCGGCTGGGGCCACGCCAACGTGGTCAAGCTCAACGCCGACATGACCAGCCTCGGCACCTTCCCCGACGGCAGCACCTACCGCGAGATCACGCCCGCGCCCGAGTACGTCGAGGGCTCGCAGCTGTTCAAGCGCGGCGGCAAGTACTACCTGATGTGGTCCGAGGGCGGCTGGACCGGGCCCGACTACTCGGTCTCCTACGGCATGGCCGACTCGCCCACCGGGCCCTTCACCCGCCTGGACAAGGTGCTCGCGCAGGACCCGGCCATCGCGCGCGGATCCGGGCACAACTCGGTGCTCAACGTGCCCGGCACCGACATCTGGTACATCGTCTACCACCGCCGTCCGCTCAGCACGAACAACGGCAACCACCGGCAGCTGGCCTACGACCGCATGCGCTTCAACGCCGACGGCACCATCGCGCGCGTGACCATGGCCGTCGAGGACAACTTCGCCGACGGCGACACCACCGGCTGGCGTACCGCCGGGGGCGGGTGGCAGGCAGTCGGCGGGCGGTTGCGGGCCGACCGCACGGCCGAGGCGAGTGCGCTGCTGGACACCAACTTCCGCGACCTCACCCAGGACACCGAGGTGCGCCTGGACAGCGGCCGGGGCGAGGCCGGGCTGCTCGTCCGGAGCACCGCCGCGGGCGGCTACTTCGCCGGGCTCACCGGCACCGGGCGGGTTGTGCTGCGCCGCGCGGGCGGCGGCACGTGGACCGAGCTGGCCTCGGCACCGCTGCGGCACGCGACCGGCCGGTCGCACCGGGTGCGGGTCACCGCCGTCGGCCCGGAACTGCGGGTCTACGTCGACGACCTGGCCACGCCGAAGCTCCGGGTCACCGACCCGACCCACCTGACCGGCGCGAACGGGGTCCGGGTGGCCGGTGCCGGGGCTCTCTTCGACGACCTGGCGGTGCGCCCGGCGGGGTGATCATCGAGTGGGCCAGCCGGTCGAGGGGTTGACTCCGACGGGCCCAACGGTTTGCATAGGGGTCCGCCGCCGCGTTGAGAGCGCTCTCTCGCATCTTCGC
Proteins encoded in this region:
- a CDS encoding family 43 glycosylhydrolase; the encoded protein is MRSSRVFPRLLATALLCAATVLSPVARAEASGRPDFRTAEAGNPFVDGWYADPDVAVHGDTYWVYPTSSRPYAEQTYLDAFSSKDLVHWTKHPNVLTTESVSWAKYAVWAPAPVARNGKYYLYFAANDIQGDDELGGIGVAVADHPAGPYRDALGHPLVGKFHNGAQPIDQDVFVDDDGQAYLYYGGWGHANVVKLNADMTSLGTFPDGSTYREITPAPEYVEGSQLFKRGGKYYLMWSEGGWTGPDYSVSYGMADSPTGPFTRLDKVLAQDPAIARGSGHNSVLNVPGTDIWYIVYHRRPLSTNNGNHRQLAYDRMRFNADGTIARVTMAVEDNFADGDTTGWRTAGGGWQAVGGRLRADRTAEASALLDTNFRDLTQDTEVRLDSGRGEAGLLVRSTAAGGYFAGLTGTGRVVLRRAGGGTWTELASAPLRHATGRSHRVRVTAVGPELRVYVDDLATPKLRVTDPTHLTGANGVRVAGAGALFDDLAVRPAG